The DNA window TATTGAAGACGTCGCCACTTCGCACGTCCCGTATCCGCCAGTCCGTCGTCACGTTCCGCGTGAGCGATGACGAGCGCACGCGGATAATCTGCGGATGCTGGCCCTGCAGCCGCGCCGCCTGGACGCTCTCGCCGCCGCGCAGATGGACGAAACCAGCGCGGCACTGGAACTGCTCGCTGAAGGCTGTCGTCGTCCCGCCTGCGCCGTCCGACGCCATGCCCTTGACGTCGAAAGCGACGCGATAGACCAGGTCACCGGCTGTCGGCTTCGGCATCCGCCTGCTCCATGAACGGTGCGTCCCTGCGCGGCTTTCGGCCTCTCACCGCCTTGCCCGCGGCGACGGCGAGATCGGCGCATTCGCGGGTGACGTTCATCTCCATGCCGGCGCGATAGGCGGTGGTTGACCGGCCGCCAAGCGCGGCCGGCGAGAAGTCGAAATCACCCGTAAAGCGCACCCACATGGTCAGTTCGAGACGTTCGGGAACTGATAATCGAGCGTCATCACGGTTGCGGACTTGGCGAT is part of the Mesorhizobium loti genome and encodes:
- a CDS encoding phage head closure protein; translated protein: MPKPTAGDLVYRVAFDVKGMASDGAGGTTTAFSEQFQCRAGFVHLRGGESVQAARLQGQHPQIIRVRSSSLTRNVTTDWRIRDVRSGDVFNIRDITPGLDRQFIDFLCQKGVAA